The following are encoded together in the Oscarella lobularis chromosome 10, ooOscLobu1.1, whole genome shotgun sequence genome:
- the LOC136191736 gene encoding uncharacterized protein, whose protein sequence is MVDQRWRERVFNNLSLLIEAFNPMSVIDKAFAKTLISPEEYHQLRDQSKTLEKKSRILFDLLPRKGDTAFDEFVTVLEETDRQEHVLRLISKPQKKEKTTELAGNVTIKELEELSYIKATCARTQMNNNAFRYNKTRICPFKWEQIKPNIPYVDYFWPSGCVAEIKSILHACSGDRMLQLKEGKWQGKEEHLGIHIESVFECEGKGYVIQGGGRT, encoded by the exons ATGGTCGACCAAAGATGGAGAGAGCGCGTCTTCAACAATCTTTCGCTTCTCATCGAAGCGTTCAATCCCATGTCCGTCATCGATAAAGCTTTTGCCAAGACACTCATCTCTCCCGAGGAATATCACCAGTTGCGTGATCAGTCAAAGAcgcttgaaaaaaaatctcgCATTCTTTTCGATCTTTTGCCGCGAAAAGGTGACACAGCATTCGACGAATTTGTCACCGTTTTGGAAGAAACCGACCGACAGGAACACGTTTTACGACTTATTTCGAAGCCACAAAAGAAAG AGAAAACAACTGAACTAGCAGGCAATGTTACAATAAAAGAATTAGAAGAACTCTCTTACATCAAAGCGACTTGCGCTCGCACCCAAATGAATAATAATGCATTCAGATATAATAAG actAGAATATGTCCTTTCAAATGGGAGCAAATAAAACCAAACATTCCATATGTAGACTACTTTTGGCCATCTGGATgtgtggctgaaatcaaAAGCATTCTACATGCTTGTTCGGGTGATAGAATGCTCCAGTTGAAAGAGGGAAAGTGGCagggaaaagaagaacacCTAGGTATTCACATAGAAAGTGTCTTTGAGTGTGAAGGCAAAGGATACGTCATCCAAGGCGGCGGTCGAACTTAA
- the LOC136191808 gene encoding uncharacterized protein yields MPNFQINKFPEPAVCQWDFFKNTTLNALVEQAFKSGLAAVSSAGNDGVDACGRSPASTVDAITVGASTEEDKMYNRSNHGPCINVFAPGKSILGAYITGPTSSIKMTGTSMAAALTSGILAKILSVNLNQTPAQLRADLYNKASPQKLKDLPPNTRNELVYFGC; encoded by the exons ATGCCGAATTTCCAAATTAATAAGTTCCCGGAACCGGCAGTATGTCAATGggattttttcaaaaacacAACCCTGAACGCATTAGTTGAACAAGCTTTCAAAAGT ggtctcgccgccgtctcatCGGCTGGCAATGACGGTGTAGATGCGTGCGGCCGCTCTCCAGCATCAACCGTTGACGC TATTACTGTTGGGGCTTCAACAGAGGAAGACAAAATGTACAATCGCTCGAATCACGGTCCATGCATAAACGTCTTCGCTCCC GGAAAATCTATCCTCGGTGCATATATAACCGGTCCCACTTCTTCGATCAAAATGACAG GCACTTCAATGGCTGCCGCTTTAACA TCTGGTATACTTGCAAAAATTCTGAGTGTGAATCTGAACCAAACTCCGGCGCAGTTGAGAGCCGATCTCTATAATAA AGCCTCTCCTCAAAAACTGAAAGACCTGCCGCCTAACACAAGGAACGAGCTTGTTTACTTTGGCTGTTGA